One part of the Magallana gigas chromosome 5, xbMagGiga1.1, whole genome shotgun sequence genome encodes these proteins:
- the LOC105340227 gene encoding leucine-rich repeat protein SHOC-2: protein MSRRPKQGNSTAAARMANHDLMDNPPYLGAGGATNVEVEDDLSGNMLETCIDDTVSLSDPKEGGKHEKKGSTAMIADQRKGVVIQDKGEQHKPRKLKQRKNKPEFDVAKEFKKCKEEEATRLDLSKSQITVIPNTVKDLSQLQEFYLYGNKLVTLPPEIGALTNLTKLGLSENSLTTLPDTLQNLKNLRVLDLRHNRLNEIPEVVYNLRSLTTLFLRFNRIKHVDEAIRNLTKLTIFSLRENKISKLPQGIGQLVNLLTFDISHNHLEHLPEEIGNCVMLNSLDLQHNELLDIPESIGNLKSLSRLGLRYNRLTSIPKSLANCVIMEEFNVEGNNIGQLPEGLLSSLTGLRYITLSRNAFQSYPSGGPAQFCSVYNLNMEHNQINKIPLGIFSRASSLTKLNMKDNQLTFLPLDIGSWSNMTELNLGTNQLTRVPEDIQNLEKLEVLILSNNLLKRLPPSIGNLKKLRVLDLEENKLESLPQEIGQLQELTRLVVQSNQLTSLPRAIGCLSKLEYLGAGENNLTSLPAEIGTLENLESLYINDNQELHSLPYELVLCSNLQIMSIENCPLSQIPPEIVAKGPSLVIQYLRIQSPFCPI from the exons ATGTCGCGTAGACCAAAACAAGGAAACTCAACAGCTGCTGCAAGAATGGCTAATCATGATCTAATGGACAATCCTCCGTACTTAGGAGCTGGAGGTGCAACAAATGTTGAAGTAGAAGATGATTTATCTGGAAACATGCTAGAGACATGTATTGATGACACTGTGTCTTTAAGTGACCCAAAAGAAGGTGGCAAGCAT gaaaagaAGGGCAGTACAGCAATGATTGCCGATCAAAGAAAAGGTGTGGTTATCCAGGATAAAGGGGAACAGCACAAGCCACGGAAACTCAAACAACGCAAAAACAAACCAGAATTT gatgtggcaaaagaatttaaaaagtgCAAAGAAGAGGAAGCAACTCGTTTGGATCTTAGCAAATCCCAG ATTACTGTGATACCAAATACAGTGAAAGAC TTGTCACAGTTACAAGAATTCTACCTGTATGGGAATAAGCTGGTCACACTGCCGCCAGAAATAGGGGCTTTGACAAATCTGACAAAGTTAGGATTGAGCGAGAACTCATTGACTACTTTGCCTGACACTCTTCAGAATCTCAAGAATCTCAGAGTGCTAGATTTGAGACACAACAGACTAAATGAG ATTCCAGAGGTGGTGTACAACTTGAGGTCATTAACAACTCTTTTTCTTCGATTTAATCGAATCAAGCATGTTGATGAAGCTATTAGAAATTTAACA AAACTAACAATATTTAGCTTGAGAGAAAACAAGATTTCTAAGTTGCCTCAAGGAATTGGCCAGCTGGTGAATTTGCTCACGTTTGACATTTCCCATAATCACCTGGAACATTTACCGGAAG AGATTGGAAACTGTGTAATGCTGAATTCTTTAGATCTTCAACACAATGAACTTTTAGACATACCAGAATCTATTGGGAACCTCAAGTCACTTTCCAGACTTGGTTTAAG GTATAACAGGCTAACAAGCATCCCAAAAAGTCTAGCCAATTGTGTCATCATGGAGGAATTCAACGTGGAGGGGAACAACATAGGTCAGCTTCCT GAAGGACTCCTCTCCAGTCTGACCGGTCTACGCTACATCACCCTGTCAAGGAATGCCTTTCAGTCCTATCCAAGTGGAGGCCCTGCACAGTTTTGTTCTGTCTAT AATTTGAATATGGAGCACAATCAGATCAACAAAATCCCACTGGGAATTTTCTCCCGAGCATCGAGCCTCACCAAGCTGAATATGAAGGATAATCAGCTTACTTTCTTGCCATTAG ATATTGGTAGCTGGTCAAACATGACAGAACTTAATCTGGGAACCAACCAGCTAACAAGAGTTCCAGAAGATatacaaaatttagaaaaattagaAGTCCTTATTCTAAGTAATAACTTATTGAAG CGTCTACCACCCAGCATTGGAAACCTAAAGAAATTGAGAGTGCTTGATTTAGAAGAAAACAAACTAGAATCACTACCTCAAGAAATAG gACAGCTACAGGAGCTGACTCGACTTGTGGTTCAGTCCAATCAGCTGACAAGTCTGCCCCGTGCCATCGG ATGCCTGTCGAAATTGGAATATCTTGGCGCTGGAGAAAATAATCTGACCTCTCTTCCTGCTGAAATAG GCACACTGGAGAATCTGGAATCTCTGTATATCAATGACAATCAGGAGCTCCACAGCCTACCATATGAACTGGTTCTCTGCAGCAATCTACAAATAATGAGCATAGAAAACTGTCCCCTCAGTCAAATTCCACCAGAAATTGTCGCCAAAGGACCCTCTCTTGTAATCCAG TATTTACGGATTCAGAGTCCTTTTTGTCCAATATGA